A window of the Brassica napus cultivar Da-Ae chromosome C5, Da-Ae, whole genome shotgun sequence genome harbors these coding sequences:
- the LOC125587213 gene encoding uncharacterized protein LOC125587213, with protein sequence MDHNQNQPHDGVAQGAANLRPQHPQRQARAIGTYDQPHIHEGIPREVFSTSRTAKIRNEISSFQQKNLEGFSKAWERFKGYWSQCPHHGFTKESLLSTFYRGALPQCRNRLDTASNGFFLGRTEEEAEELVENMAKSDSVYSEEHDRVNRSDDQQTKKEIKSLQDKMGLFLSNQAKQEQMNFVGGPTQEVPPKYQNNNQQRPYYNNQQGGYQAKQNYPQANQSPQTQESSSQAQAPDSSVDSMFKQLLEFQARNEKTMLYEFKNIHAKIDGNYSNLNNKYMQLASHLKALESQVASMPSSSKQPMGSLPEKLEKNRKESCNVVFSTTSLEIELSDHEKEGDEIERLVFGTDFGEVERFFVATAEAHIVKDAGRKIEATNLQRAEHKAEKQVEKRADNKLKKVKLEEATEVELSPYDKLPFPQRVLTKAQKKVLSKSRKDLSDVGVRLPEISGMREAHVQMMLIKDILDHQAEVAELLDISILKIDPPIPPKSLPKLESQGMFTLPCYLGKLTFDDALSLWIERMEPNTSSLQFGDSSSTTPIGLIKDFPLKIGACTVPIDLTVLKIATEKRVPLILGTSFLIKVGACIDFANKKVTLLNVNKAVSYPLQSPKMNVEYCGTITCGASSIEKTKAEGVSIEKEEEVSSATKAAHDKKKIVKEPHPPPLDKTPIEYKIKCKGRSKPFSSARIIITPQLQNDPIKLQELLSHVLTIALEGGKDLPSH encoded by the exons ATGGATCACAATCAGAATCAGCCTCATGATGGAGTGGCCCAAGGAGCTGCAAACCTTAGGCCACAGCATCCACAGCGCCAAGCTAGAGCCATTGGAACCTATGATCAACctcacattcatg AGGGCATTCCTAGAGAAGTCTTCTCTACCTCAAGGACAGCCAAGATCAGGAATGAGATCTCTAGCTTTCAGCAGAAGAACCTAGAGGGATTTAGTAAAGcatgggagaggttcaagggCTATTGGTCTCAATGCCCACATCATGGCTTCACCAAGGAGAGTTTGCTTAGCACCTTCTATAGAGGAGCTCTACCACAGTGCAGAAACAGGCTTGATACTGCCAgcaatggtttttttttgggaagaactgaggaagaggcagaggaacTGGTAGAGAACATGGCCAAGAGTGACTCAGTCTACAGTGAAGAGCATGATAGGGTCAACAGAAGTGATGATCAGCAGACAAAGAAAGAGATCAAGTCCTTACAAGACAAGATGGGTTTGTTTCTTTCCAACCAAGCTAAACAGGAGCAGATGAACTTTGTGGGTGGTCCTACTCAAGAGGTTCCTCCTAAG TACCAAAACAACAATCAGCAAAGGCCTTACTACAACAATCAGCAAGGAGGTTACCAAGCCAAGCAGAACTATCCTCAAGCCAACCAATCTCCTCAGACTCAAGAAAGCTCTTCTCAAGCTCAAGCTCCAGATTCAAGTGTGGATTCTATGTTCAAGCAACTCTTGGAATTTCAGGCCAGAAATGAGAAGACCATGCTTTATGAGTTCAAGAACATTCATGCAAAGATTGATGGGAACTATTCTAACCTCAACAACAAGTACATGCAACTTGCCTCTCATCTCAAGGCTTTGGAGAGTCAAGTTGCTTCTATGCCTTCATCCTCCAAGCAGCCAATGGGATCTCTACCAGAGAAACTAGAAAAGAACCGCAAGGAGTCTTGCAATGTTGTCTTCTCCACTACTTCTTTAGAGATTGAGCTGAGTGATCATGAGAAAGAGGGGGATGAGATTGAAAGACTGGTATTTGGAACTGATTTTGGGGAAGTTGAGAGATTTTTTGTGGCCACAGCTGAAGCACATATTGTGAAGGATGCTGGCAGGAAGATTGAGGCAACGAATCTGCAAAGAGCTGAGCATAAGGCTGAGAAACAAGTTGAGAAGAGAGCTGATAACAAGCTGAAAAAGGTTAAGCTAGAGGAAGCCACTGAGGTTGAGCTATCACCCTATGATAAGCTCCCTTTCCCCCAAAGAgttctcaccaaagctcagaaGAAGGTGCTCTCCAAGTCCAGGAAAGATCTTAGTGATGTTGGGGTCAGGCTTCCAGAAATCTCGGGTATGCGTGAAGCTCATGTCCAGATGATGCTCATCAAGGACATTCTAGACCACCAAGCTGAAGTGGCCGAGCTTTTGGACATCTCCATTCTGAAGATTGATCCACCAATCCCTCCAAAGTCCCTCCCTAAGCTTGAGTCTCAAGGGATGTTCACCTTGCCTTGCTACCTTGGTAAGCTCActtttgatgatgctctt agtctATGGATTGAGCGCATGGAGCCAAACACATCTTCCCTACAGTTTGGAGATTCCTCTTCTACAACTCctattggtctcatcaaggacttccctttgaagattggaGCATGCACTGTTCCTATAGACCTCACTGTTCTGAAGATTGCAACTGAAAAGAGAGTCCCATTGATCCTTGGCACTTCATTCCTCATAAAAGTGGGAGCTTGCATAGACtttgccaacaagaaggtcacactcctAAATGTGAACAAAGCTGTCTCCTATCCACTACAATCCCCAAAGATGAATGTTGAGTATTGTGGAACAATCACTTGTGGAGCATCCTCCATTGAGAAGACCAAGGCTGAAGGGGTTAGTATTGAGAAAGAAG AGGAGGTGAGTAGCGCCACAAAGGCTGCtcatgacaagaagaagattgtgAAAGAACCTCATCCTCCACCTCTTGATAAGACTCCTATTGAGTACAAAATCAAGTGCAAGGGAAGGTCTAAGCCATTCTCAAGTGCAAGGATCATCATCACTCCTCAGCTCCAAaatgatccaatcaagcttcaagagcttctctcCCACGTCCTCACCATCGCTCTTGAAGGTGGGAAGGACCTTCCCTCTCACTAG